The Sulfurimonas lithotrophica genome includes a region encoding these proteins:
- a CDS encoding TolC family protein, protein MIKLLFLLIFSTQIFASSLLELIEQAQKNDLVEVYKYKLDSTGKAYEATKSSYLPRVDIGAIEQFTSPADSLGAGQIYSAYAEVTAVLIDGFKRENLLEEKEKLNIASKHDLQQIKKDISLEVASIYFNMQIIKADITSLKHSKIQLQEQLHQQQRFFKAKLTTEDNVARIEAAIANTDYQIELKKYAYDEYASKLHTLTNTEIRELKQQNIIEPKDVEAKELDSIKSMQAQVESIGYKAEQLESTNYPTLILSDKYSYYKYGDDGLKKLGIPNVERIESQNVVTLNLSMRLFDFGTASKQKELVLSEQNALFSELIYKKKEVKENIKLALRAIEKAKKLLYASELSQDASNRTYKIVHKKYKARVVDYVNYLDALSNKIEAEAQYNRALGALQISYAKYYYNAGFDIKDYIK, encoded by the coding sequence GTGATTAAATTACTATTTTTATTAATATTTAGCACTCAAATCTTTGCATCAAGCCTGCTTGAGTTGATAGAACAAGCTCAAAAAAACGACCTTGTAGAAGTTTATAAATATAAATTAGACTCGACAGGCAAAGCTTACGAAGCTACAAAATCTTCTTATCTTCCAAGAGTTGACATCGGTGCAATCGAACAGTTTACATCACCTGCAGACTCATTGGGTGCGGGGCAGATATACAGTGCATATGCCGAAGTCACTGCCGTTTTAATAGATGGTTTTAAACGTGAAAATCTTTTAGAGGAAAAAGAAAAGTTAAATATAGCAAGCAAACATGATTTACAACAGATAAAAAAAGATATCTCTTTAGAAGTAGCATCAATATATTTTAATATGCAGATTATCAAAGCTGACATAACTTCACTAAAACACTCAAAAATACAACTCCAAGAACAGCTGCATCAACAACAAAGATTTTTTAAAGCGAAACTGACAACCGAAGATAATGTAGCAAGAATTGAAGCAGCCATAGCAAATACCGACTATCAGATTGAGCTTAAAAAATATGCATATGACGAGTATGCATCCAAACTTCATACTCTAACAAATACAGAAATTAGAGAACTAAAACAACAAAACATTATAGAGCCAAAAGATGTTGAAGCAAAAGAGTTAGACTCCATAAAATCGATGCAGGCACAAGTGGAATCTATAGGCTATAAAGCTGAGCAACTTGAGAGTACAAACTACCCTACTTTGATTTTAAGTGATAAATATTCTTATTACAAATACGGAGATGACGGACTCAAAAAACTTGGAATTCCAAATGTTGAAAGGATTGAATCTCAAAATGTAGTTACATTAAATCTTTCAATGCGACTTTTTGACTTCGGTACTGCCTCAAAACAAAAAGAGCTTGTATTATCTGAGCAAAATGCACTTTTTTCTGAACTTATCTATAAGAAAAAAGAAGTAAAAGAAAACATAAAGTTAGCACTTCGTGCAATAGAGAAAGCAAAAAAGCTTCTCTATGCATCCGAGTTGTCACAAGATGCTTCAAACAGGACTTATAAGATTGTACATAAGAAGTATAAAGCCCGTGTAGTTGACTATGTAAACTACCTAGATGCACTAAGCAACAAGATAGAAGCTGAGGCTCAATACAACCGTGCACTCGGTGCACTGCAAATTTCATATGCAAAGTATTACTACAATGCAGGATTTGATATTAAGGATTATATAAAATGA
- a CDS encoding efflux RND transporter periplasmic adaptor subunit: MIKILITTLILTSSIFAEDIYATFNVQADKESKLTLSSSGIVKKILVDVGDYVKKDQLLLELDNEDLKTSILLEKKKIELATLNLKYAKKAYERFEQIKDVIDEEQFDNYISKYERSQIELAEAKANLAYKTAILEKTYLRAPYDGVISSKEIELGAGVSSAKMETLFTLITPKKQLLKISVDEKYLNKIKIGQTFKYTLDNSDAKKEAKISKIYPSINPQKRSITLEATASDLKVGMFGHGYLKVD, from the coding sequence ATGATAAAAATACTAATAACGACATTGATTTTAACTTCGTCTATATTTGCGGAGGATATCTATGCTACTTTTAATGTCCAAGCTGATAAAGAATCTAAACTCACATTATCATCAAGCGGTATAGTAAAAAAGATACTGGTGGATGTAGGTGATTATGTAAAAAAAGACCAACTTCTTTTAGAGTTGGATAATGAGGATTTAAAAACATCTATATTGCTTGAGAAGAAAAAAATAGAACTGGCAACACTAAACTTGAAGTACGCAAAAAAAGCATATGAGAGATTTGAGCAGATAAAAGATGTTATAGATGAAGAACAATTTGATAACTATATTTCAAAATATGAACGTTCACAAATAGAATTGGCCGAAGCTAAAGCTAATCTGGCATACAAAACAGCAATACTTGAAAAAACATATTTAAGAGCTCCATATGACGGTGTTATCAGCTCAAAAGAGATAGAACTCGGTGCAGGTGTAAGTTCGGCTAAAATGGAGACATTGTTTACACTTATCACTCCAAAAAAACAACTTCTAAAAATATCGGTTGATGAAAAATATCTCAATAAAATTAAAATCGGTCAGACCTTTAAATACACTTTAGATAACTCAGATGCTAAAAAAGAGGCAAAGATATCAAAAATATATCCATCTATAAATCCGCAAAAACGCTCAATTACTTTAGAAGCTACAGCGAGTGATTTAAAAGTCGGTATGTTTGGTCACGGTTATTTAAAGGTTGATTAA
- a CDS encoding acetate/propionate family kinase, which yields MKLAVINSGSSSLKFKLFDMKDESVIFKLNLEEITSHSDALDEVIKQLDSMGINFHDLDAVGHRVVHGGEKFKKATLVTNEVIKDIDSLSLLAPLHNPANLQGIISVKKIAPELKQYAVFDTAFHSTMAKEAFLYALPYEMYEKYGIRRYGFHGTSHFYIAKETAKRLNKPLSELNIISMHLGNGESICAIENGKSIDTSMGFTPLEGLIMGTRSGDIDPAIVLYLQRTLGYDVGEMDTILNKKSGLKGICGKSDVRSIIASDDEKSKLALDMMVRRVRKYIGAYMSLMDRLDAVVFTGGIGEHSSYIRDRIMKNMDIKNMFVIDTDEELEIARQII from the coding sequence ATGAAACTAGCCGTAATTAACTCTGGAAGTTCCTCACTTAAGTTCAAACTCTTTGATATGAAAGACGAGAGTGTTATATTTAAACTAAATCTTGAAGAGATTACTAGCCATTCAGATGCACTGGATGAGGTTATTAAACAACTCGACAGCATGGGTATAAATTTTCATGATTTGGATGCTGTTGGACACAGGGTTGTTCACGGTGGAGAGAAGTTTAAAAAAGCTACATTGGTTACAAATGAAGTTATAAAAGATATAGACAGTTTAAGCCTTTTAGCACCTCTGCATAATCCCGCAAATCTTCAAGGTATTATATCTGTAAAAAAGATAGCACCAGAGTTAAAACAATATGCCGTTTTTGATACGGCATTTCACTCTACAATGGCTAAAGAGGCTTTTTTATATGCACTCCCTTATGAGATGTATGAAAAGTATGGAATCAGGCGTTACGGTTTTCACGGAACTAGCCATTTTTACATAGCTAAAGAGACAGCTAAAAGATTAAATAAACCGCTAAGTGAGTTAAATATAATCTCTATGCATCTCGGTAACGGTGAGAGCATCTGTGCAATCGAGAATGGAAAAAGTATAGATACCTCGATGGGTTTTACACCTTTGGAAGGTTTGATAATGGGTACACGAAGCGGAGATATTGATCCTGCTATTGTTCTTTACTTGCAAAGGACGCTTGGATATGACGTCGGTGAGATGGACACTATACTAAATAAAAAATCAGGTCTAAAAGGTATTTGCGGAAAAAGTGATGTAAGAAGCATCATCGCATCAGACGATGAAAAGTCAAAACTGGCGTTAGATATGATGGTAAGAAGAGTTAGAAAATACATAGGTGCATATATGTCACTTATGGATAGACTAGATGCAGTGGTTTTTACGGGTGGAATAGGGGAACATTCTTCTTACATAAGAGATAGAATTATGAAAAATATGGATATAAAAAATATGTTTGTAATAGATACCGATGAGGAGTTGGAGATAGCTAGACAGATTATTTAA
- a CDS encoding coiled-coil domain-containing protein: protein MLEDKLNEIKQDIENYDEINPYVLDIEVIENQSGQIMNLIKDIEDFSYQLKNKYYSFKFTEPIYIQKVIFKTEDDVNLKDLEIVAIDYKNNSSTITFTNKEHKVWLPKKVLNEFKIKAPKRLINKIKLTHIEIVGFKLNDLESIKDKVKELENSKLSLQTLSDDIENKNRELEDKLIEKNELINTKKETIDSLNNDISTLEDEISTLTDSKTSLENDTNQLTVKKESLTTENTNLENNIQQLNETSNQLNLKISNQNDELKKLTEDTNIFATEMKEYIEQGNKDILLYTKLSIIPWVTIALVSLIVFFGASDLTTVFETKENIEISSVFWSRVPFVIIVLSILFVSYEISKIFIKNIIHIHKQKRIFTKIGIIAKDVAEKSIIGLELDEKDKFDLRTKLKMDLLKSHLKNEIGEDYEYKVKTSLLEYLPDFKKKKTEATEDT, encoded by the coding sequence ATGCTAGAAGATAAACTAAATGAAATAAAACAAGATATTGAAAATTATGATGAAATAAACCCTTATGTATTAGATATTGAAGTCATTGAAAACCAATCTGGGCAAATTATGAATTTAATTAAAGATATTGAAGATTTTTCATATCAATTAAAAAATAAATATTATAGTTTTAAGTTTACAGAACCAATATATATCCAAAAAGTTATTTTTAAAACAGAAGATGATGTAAATTTAAAAGATTTAGAAATTGTAGCTATAGATTATAAAAACAATAGTTCTACAATAACCTTTACAAATAAAGAGCATAAAGTTTGGTTACCTAAAAAAGTACTCAATGAATTTAAAATCAAAGCACCAAAAAGACTAATAAATAAAATAAAACTTACTCATATTGAGATAGTTGGATTTAAGCTTAACGACTTAGAATCAATTAAAGATAAAGTAAAAGAACTAGAAAATTCTAAATTATCTTTACAAACTTTGTCAGATGATATAGAAAATAAAAATAGAGAGCTAGAAGACAAGTTAATTGAAAAAAATGAACTTATTAATACTAAAAAAGAGACTATAGATTCATTAAACAATGACATAAGTACATTAGAAGATGAAATATCTACTTTAACAGATTCTAAAACTTCCTTAGAAAATGATACAAATCAACTTACAGTTAAAAAAGAATCGTTAACTACAGAAAATACAAATCTCGAAAATAATATCCAACAGCTAAATGAAACATCAAATCAACTAAATTTAAAAATATCCAATCAAAATGATGAATTGAAAAAATTAACAGAAGATACAAATATATTTGCAACAGAGATGAAAGAATATATTGAGCAAGGGAATAAAGACATTTTGTTATATACAAAACTATCAATAATACCTTGGGTTACAATTGCTTTAGTATCTTTAATTGTATTTTTTGGTGCTTCTGATTTGACAACTGTATTTGAGACGAAAGAAAATATTGAAATATCATCAGTATTCTGGAGTAGAGTTCCATTCGTAATTATAGTCTTATCCATTCTATTTGTTTCTTATGAAATTTCAAAAATATTTATTAAAAATATCATTCATATACATAAGCAAAAAAGAATATTTACAAAAATTGGAATTATTGCTAAAGATGTTGCTGAAAAATCAATTATTGGATTAGAGCTTGATGAAAAAGACAAATTTGACTTGAGAACAAAACTTAAAATGGATTTGCTGAAAAGCCATTTAAAAAATGAAATAGGCGAAGACTACGAATATAAAGTTAAAACATCTTTACTAGAATATTTGCCTGATTTTAAAAAGAAAAAAACTGAAGCGACTGAAGATACATAA
- a CDS encoding cold-shock protein yields the protein MAELLDGTVKWFNDEKGYGFIEQKDGGKDVFVHFRQVNNPNGGRVTLKDGQAVTFELGEGQKGPQAENVTAV from the coding sequence ATGGCAGAGCTATTAGATGGAACGGTAAAGTGGTTCAATGATGAAAAAGGTTATGGTTTTATAGAACAAAAAGACGGTGGAAAAGATGTATTTGTACATTTTCGTCAAGTAAATAACCCAAACGGTGGACGTGTTACACTAAAAGACGGTCAAGCCGTGACTTTTGAACTAGGCGAAGGACAAAAAGGTCCTCAAGCTGAAAACGTAACAGCAGTATAA
- a CDS encoding type II toxin-antitoxin system RelE/ParE family toxin — protein sequence MSISRHFIMTYKLIFTEQYEKRLRKFIKKHPEVLSQYEKTIKLLEVNPHHPSLRLHKLSGKLSDLHSVSINISYRITLELIFTKKEIIPVEIGSHDEVY from the coding sequence ATGAGCATATCAAGGCACTTCATAATGACCTATAAGCTAATCTTTACAGAGCAATATGAAAAACGTTTACGAAAGTTTATAAAGAAACATCCAGAGGTGCTTTCTCAGTATGAGAAAACTATTAAACTTTTAGAGGTAAATCCTCATCATCCTTCTTTGAGATTGCACAAGCTGTCCGGAAAACTTTCAGATCTTCATTCTGTTTCAATTAATATCAGTTATAGAATAACACTTGAACTAATCTTCACAAAAAAAGAAATCATTCCAGTGGAGATAGGTTCTCATGATGAAGTATACTAA
- a CDS encoding prevent-host-death protein, producing the protein MTIMANDLKTRGVTILDEALKLDNEAIISVRGKSKYVVMDLEHYNYLRECELEAALIETRKEIEEGKAKTMTADEHIKALHNDL; encoded by the coding sequence ATGACTATTATGGCAAATGATCTTAAAACTCGTGGTGTGACAATACTAGATGAAGCGCTAAAGTTAGATAATGAAGCAATTATAAGTGTACGTGGTAAATCTAAATATGTTGTGATGGATCTTGAACATTATAACTATCTTAGAGAGTGTGAACTTGAAGCCGCACTGATTGAGACACGTAAAGAGATTGAAGAAGGAAAAGCAAAAACTATGACTGCTGATGAGCATATCAAGGCACTTCATAATGACCTATAA
- a CDS encoding TetR/AcrR family transcriptional regulator, giving the protein MSQMNDKIKNMKRKMILDEALIMFEECGYEELKISDLAKKIGISVGTIYSYFKSKEELYSACVLSEMEKAYEAHKILFAQDISNEDKIKSAIKIKLDIISRKRTSLTSGILNNPFFFESHQILHKDMLYKIYEFYIKPIDELKKIDIDSYQLVYILNSLSNAYLIRWAEDDLESLEGKDEEVFCAFMSILKGCK; this is encoded by the coding sequence ATGTCTCAAATGAATGATAAAATAAAAAATATGAAACGTAAAATGATTTTAGACGAAGCACTTATTATGTTTGAGGAGTGTGGATATGAAGAGCTAAAGATTTCAGATTTAGCAAAAAAAATCGGTATTAGCGTAGGTACGATTTACTCATATTTTAAGTCAAAAGAAGAGCTTTACAGTGCATGTGTATTATCTGAAATGGAAAAAGCATATGAAGCTCATAAAATACTTTTTGCACAGGATATTTCAAATGAAGATAAGATAAAAAGTGCTATTAAAATCAAGCTTGATATTATATCCAGAAAAAGAACTTCATTAACAAGCGGCATATTAAACAACCCTTTCTTTTTTGAGTCTCATCAAATTTTGCATAAAGATATGCTTTATAAAATATATGAATTTTATATTAAGCCTATAGATGAGCTTAAAAAGATTGATATAGACTCTTATCAACTTGTATATATCTTAAATTCTCTTAGCAATGCTTATTTAATTAGATGGGCGGAAGATGATTTAGAATCACTTGAAGGTAAAGATGAGGAAGTTTTTTGTGCATTTATGAGCATACTAAAGGGGTGCAAGTGA
- a CDS encoding putative metalloprotease CJM1_0395 family protein, giving the protein MQISQGTFDYSTYDYYQNQKEQNTEDKSSDSKKAQNENELSADEKQVVYELQARDTEVRAHEAAHQAAGGGMTGGASYSYQRGPDGKMYAIGGEVSISMPGGSTPQEVIANAQQVIAAALAPANPSAQDMSVASGARAMMVEAQQEKAKETYEEQTQTNEDKEEKDSSIKLDISA; this is encoded by the coding sequence ATGCAAATATCTCAAGGTACGTTCGATTATTCGACATATGATTATTACCAAAATCAAAAAGAGCAAAATACAGAAGATAAATCTAGTGATTCAAAAAAAGCTCAAAATGAAAACGAATTAAGTGCCGATGAGAAACAAGTTGTTTACGAACTTCAAGCAAGAGATACAGAAGTAAGAGCTCACGAAGCGGCACATCAGGCTGCAGGCGGTGGTATGACAGGCGGAGCAAGCTATTCATATCAACGTGGACCCGATGGAAAAATGTATGCCATAGGCGGAGAAGTATCTATTTCAATGCCAGGTGGTTCAACACCACAAGAAGTTATAGCAAATGCCCAACAAGTTATAGCCGCAGCACTTGCACCTGCAAACCCAAGTGCACAAGATATGTCTGTGGCATCCGGAGCAAGGGCTATGATGGTTGAAGCCCAACAGGAAAAAGCAAAAGAAACTTACGAAGAACAAACTCAGACAAATGAAGATAAAGAGGAAAAAGATTCTTCTATAAAGTTAGATATTTCTGCTTAA
- a CDS encoding efflux RND transporter permease subunit, which yields MYKFAIERPITTLMLFLSLIFFGFMSFSKMNTVLFPKVDFPIITVQTNYYGADPATIESKVTEKIEEAVSSISGLDKMSSVSSEDVSVVTLIFDIEVDITEAANDVRDKISALSLDSAIEKPIVSKLDIGAAPVLSLFIASSSVKPSQLMIDVDEKIKPMIERLKGVGNIKTIGYQDREIRIYPDPFALRKYGITTLDLEKLIQASNVKISGGKLVAEKEQTIVNIRANAMSIESLENFEILQGVKLKDIAKIKDGIEDAKSISTLNGERGVILQIQKLSDANTLNVINRIKGVIPDIEKRIGSDYKLQYFNDTSNFINSSLEHVLFDLIYGGILAIIIVFFFLRNFTATLVSAVAIPTSIIGTFFLMDLFGYDLNKVSMLGLTLAIGIFIDDAIVVIENIYKKMEKGLNKVEASIEGTREIAFSILAISAMLLSVFIPVSMMSSIVGQFFNAFAFTVAIGIFISYFVAVMLIPTLSARVLKKGESKFYHMTEPIFVAIDKSYVKIVGLTIKYAKTTILLAFLTLIGSFSMVGMIGMDFVPKEDKSEIEVTLKAPIGVSLEEMGRRSEAIAQKIKENPYVEYTALTVAYNNTQDAHKAQIYVKLMDVSKRTTTQEQIIQTLRESLKDFKGFERIAVADIPNIKGAGANAPFVMVLQGSDLDELQVVAKKIQERMGKNKGIVEIADNYETGKPELSVEIKREDAANLGVSVQEISSIISTILSSERAVSQFEENGKQYDITMRFSDEYRKSVEDLKRLEVKTANGDFVALEGLVNFENSTGPASINHYNRQRQISIEANLAGVPLGEAVSTALKGIEKDLGDNIKYSFLGMAEEMGKMGKDFSLAFGLAFLMMFIILAALYESLLQPLIIMVALPLSFIGVLLALILAGKNFNLFTMMGIILLMGMVGKNAVLLVDFANQQLKKGLSVTEALVLAGEKRLRPILMTTFAMVFAMLPLVFMKGAGYESNSPMATAVVGGLISSMLLTLLIVPAIYKFLSPLDIWMRKFYDLNFMKESP from the coding sequence ATGTATAAGTTTGCAATTGAGCGTCCAATAACAACACTGATGCTTTTTCTCTCTTTAATCTTTTTTGGTTTTATGAGTTTTAGTAAGATGAATACGGTGCTGTTTCCAAAAGTTGATTTTCCAATCATTACGGTACAAACAAACTACTATGGAGCAGATCCTGCCACTATAGAGTCTAAAGTAACAGAAAAAATAGAAGAGGCAGTTTCATCTATTTCGGGGCTTGATAAGATGAGTTCCGTAAGTAGTGAAGATGTATCCGTAGTTACTTTGATTTTTGATATTGAAGTTGATATTACAGAAGCTGCAAATGATGTAAGGGATAAAATATCGGCTCTTAGCTTGGATTCTGCCATAGAAAAACCGATAGTGAGCAAACTTGATATCGGTGCAGCACCTGTTCTTTCGCTTTTTATTGCATCTTCTAGTGTTAAGCCAAGTCAACTTATGATAGATGTAGATGAAAAAATAAAGCCGATGATAGAGCGTTTAAAAGGTGTCGGTAATATAAAAACCATAGGTTATCAAGATAGAGAGATTCGCATCTATCCGGACCCTTTTGCACTAAGAAAGTATGGCATCACTACACTTGATTTGGAAAAACTTATCCAAGCTTCAAACGTAAAGATAAGCGGCGGAAAACTTGTAGCTGAAAAAGAGCAGACTATAGTAAACATACGTGCAAATGCCATGAGTATAGAATCTTTAGAAAACTTTGAAATTCTTCAAGGTGTTAAACTAAAAGATATTGCAAAAATAAAAGACGGAATCGAAGATGCAAAAAGCATATCTACACTAAACGGTGAAAGAGGTGTTATTTTACAAATCCAAAAACTCTCAGATGCAAATACCCTAAACGTTATTAACAGAATCAAAGGTGTAATTCCGGATATTGAGAAAAGAATAGGCAGTGATTATAAACTGCAATATTTTAACGATACATCGAACTTTATAAACAGTTCACTTGAACATGTTTTATTTGACCTTATATACGGCGGTATATTGGCTATTATAATCGTGTTTTTCTTTTTAAGAAACTTTACGGCTACTTTAGTATCTGCCGTGGCAATACCGACTTCAATCATAGGTACTTTTTTTCTTATGGATCTGTTTGGATACGACTTAAACAAGGTAAGTATGCTCGGTCTGACACTTGCTATCGGTATATTTATAGATGATGCGATAGTTGTAATTGAAAATATTTATAAAAAGATGGAAAAAGGATTAAATAAAGTAGAGGCTTCAATTGAAGGCACACGTGAGATTGCTTTTTCAATCCTTGCAATCTCTGCTATGCTTTTATCCGTTTTTATCCCCGTAAGTATGATGAGCTCCATTGTAGGGCAGTTTTTCAACGCCTTTGCATTTACCGTAGCTATCGGTATTTTTATATCTTACTTTGTTGCCGTAATGCTTATACCGACTCTTAGTGCAAGGGTTTTAAAAAAAGGTGAATCAAAATTTTATCATATGACCGAGCCTATTTTCGTAGCTATAGACAAGAGTTATGTAAAGATTGTAGGACTTACTATCAAGTATGCAAAAACTACTATTTTACTCGCTTTTTTAACTCTTATAGGAAGTTTTTCTATGGTTGGAATGATAGGTATGGACTTTGTTCCAAAAGAAGACAAAAGTGAAATAGAAGTAACGCTTAAAGCTCCTATAGGCGTGAGTTTGGAAGAGATGGGTCGTCGTAGTGAAGCTATCGCACAAAAGATAAAAGAAAACCCCTATGTAGAATATACGGCATTAACCGTAGCATATAACAACACTCAAGATGCACATAAAGCACAAATATATGTAAAGCTTATGGATGTATCAAAAAGAACAACTACTCAAGAACAAATTATTCAAACACTAAGGGAATCACTAAAAGACTTTAAAGGTTTTGAGAGAATTGCAGTTGCAGATATACCTAACATCAAAGGTGCAGGAGCAAATGCACCTTTTGTTATGGTCTTACAAGGGAGTGATTTAGACGAACTTCAAGTAGTTGCTAAAAAGATTCAAGAGAGAATGGGTAAAAATAAAGGTATAGTTGAAATAGCAGACAACTATGAGACCGGAAAACCTGAACTCTCTGTTGAGATAAAGCGTGAAGATGCTGCGAACTTAGGTGTTTCGGTTCAAGAGATAAGTTCAATAATATCTACTATACTATCAAGTGAACGTGCAGTAAGCCAGTTTGAAGAAAACGGAAAACAGTATGACATCACTATGCGTTTTTCGGATGAGTATAGAAAAAGTGTTGAAGATTTAAAACGTCTTGAAGTAAAAACCGCAAACGGTGACTTTGTAGCACTTGAAGGTTTGGTAAACTTTGAAAACTCAACAGGACCTGCTTCAATCAACCACTACAACAGACAACGCCAAATAAGCATCGAGGCAAACCTTGCAGGCGTACCGCTTGGAGAAGCAGTATCAACTGCACTAAAAGGGATAGAAAAAGATTTAGGCGATAATATAAAATACAGCTTTTTGGGTATGGCTGAAGAGATGGGAAAAATGGGAAAAGACTTTAGTTTGGCTTTTGGTCTTGCCTTTTTGATGATGTTTATAATACTAGCTGCACTTTATGAATCGTTACTTCAACCTTTAATCATCATGGTGGCTCTTCCATTATCTTTTATAGGGGTGCTTTTAGCTCTTATATTGGCAGGTAAAAACTTTAACCTTTTTACAATGATGGGGATTATACTACTTATGGGTATGGTCGGTAAAAATGCCGTACTTTTAGTTGACTTTGCAAACCAGCAACTTAAAAAGGGACTAAGCGTAACGGAAGCTCTTGTTTTAGCAGGTGAGAAAAGACTTCGCCCTATTTTGATGACGACGTTTGCAATGGTTTTTGCGATGCTTCCGCTTGTGTTTATGAAAGGTGCAGGATACGAGTCCAACTCTCCAATGGCGACGGCAGTAGTAGGCGGACTTATATCGTCTATGCTTTTAACACTTCTCATAGTCCCTGCTATATACAAGTTTTTAAGTCCACTTGATATCTGGATGCGAAAGTTTTATGACTTGAACTTTATGAAAGAGAGTCCTTAA